The following DNA comes from Hordeum vulgare subsp. vulgare chromosome 3H, MorexV3_pseudomolecules_assembly, whole genome shotgun sequence.
aagttcaggcccattccagtgccagaccttgaagacagctccttctcttcattccgcactgctgaatctgatgaggaacaactcgacacagcaaccggcccaaggaagaagactactcccaagaagcatcgcggctcttcctcaaccgccaagaaatgaagtcttcacgggcgttagtcctcagtttatccctttttgtcacttgatgacaaagggggagaaactcgagagttagtcttcaagcgggatatttttggggcttatgaactatatttaagttacaaactcttggctcttctgaagtttttatgtaatgagttgtaacttaagcccgatggtactctgacgcttttgaacgtttttcttcgcatgcttattcctcaagttttaatgcacgcatgctggaattcgtcagataccatttgccatcatgcatcttcattttcttcatatgatatgttatatgtatgcatgatttacaagactcagggggagatctccatgatataaatcatcaatgtgcatctgctataaaagcaaaatcctcaaggtatgcacatcttcagggggagtctctctgaatcttgttctcaaattcctcaaatgagtatttacacttcatatttttgatccctgttgaagacttaacctaattgtcatcaaccaccaaaaagggggagattgtaagtgcatctagtgccccttagtgattttggtggtttgaagacttataggttaagtatctaatgtgtttataagtgtacacatgatctataagtcattgaggagtttgagatatttgaagaatatcgacccctaaaaatatatgtcttcagttgaggaaattggtctgaagctgaagaaatgaatcacgaggaatctgcgatgaaattgatattcctcatgaagatactgatattgagaagaccggtggttcctgaagaaaatcattctgaagaaattgaagcgtgaagatttatgttttctgttttactttcttcgcatttgatgaataggaacaccgtactgttaaagggggtcaaagtaacactatggaatggatttcctcatgatgctcaacccaagcctaatcctaccaaaagcctcaagtgaggaatatgagtgacatgaggactctcatagttgagggtcccgaccgtttcgataaccacgccaagtcactgctcTTATCCACTCcagcggtcatattatttaagggcattagtgtcaaatcatattgggatgctcccaggctataaatagccaccccccacaaccactagctggttggctgcttcgttagaaactgacacttgtcataagagcaacccaaattcctcagagccttcgagagtaaatcatcagtgaggaaatacaccacccaccgaaaccaaaaaccaaacctagtgattgagcatcactgaagaagttgttcctgtgtgggactgaatccttttacctttgaggactgtgcatcctccagacggttaagcgtcatggtctagagcaatccagcagtcaattgtggatcgccaggtgaccaagtttgtgagggtttggaagtctgccctgaagacttaccacgagtgttgggcgaggactatgtgtccttagctcaaggagaatacggtagggactgcgtgtcccgggactgggtgtcctttggtttcaataccaagccgctccaaactagatgtacaactgtcacagcagttggaactgggtcatcaacgactgtcttctctgataatcgggttctaattcctcaactctgtactttctctgtattgtgtgttgatgactttcactgtgactgtttgaagaatttgctgaagactttctctgaatttcctcaaccccaaattcttcacaatagttaatcatcatctgtactctacgtgcctgcttactgtgcaatctatttttacattcttcactctgaaatactgctggtgtgaacgtttgcacgtctgatcctttattgtttccgatgtaagttagtcatcagtgaggaatttcctcaaaaggaatttcctcaatgatgaaattctaaaaatctcctattcacccccctctagtcgatataacgcactttcaatttgtgttcagattatctatgatatatatttgagtctttgctgatttcttatatgcatgattttatatccttgtaagtctctccgagtcttgggttttgtctggacaactagatctatgattctttcaatgggagaagttcttggttttgggttcttaccgtgtggtgacctttcctagtgacagtaggggcagcaaggcatacatcgtgtagttgccatcaagggtaacaaggtgggctctgtcgtagatatgagattgtccatctacatcatgtcatcttgcttaaggcgttactctgttcttttggacttaatacactagatgcatgctggatagcggtcgacgtgtggagtaatagtagtagatgcagaaagtatcggtctacttgttttggatgtgatgcctatagatataatcattgccatagatgacttcacgactttgcgtggttctatcaattgctcgacagtaatttgttcacccactgtctatttgctttcatgagagaagccactagtaaacactacggcccccgggtctattcacacctatcgtttccactttcgcttttactttgcttcgttactttgttgctttcagttctcacttggcaaacaatctataagggattgacaaccccttcatagcgttgggagcgagtttttgtgtttgtgcaggcacttgtgatactccttcacttgatcgataccttggttctcaaactaagggaaatacttaccaccgctgcgctacatcaccctttctgcttcgagggaacaccaacgcaagaccccaaggccacgggggaaatcctttgcatatttgcctaggaagtcccttaaggcatagccgtagcagaaggattcctggtgccgtcgacacgcttatttctggcgccattggaaggtcttttgttgcagtagcaggaggcaacccaatttgtttttattttcagtttcagTGGTCTTGatccttgttactactgtagcaacatcattgtatctttattttcaagctttgtgccaagttttatcctccgattgcaagaaagttcaaaagttgtgacatgttgtcgagaaacatattctgtctgcttgacggaaaaatttgcaaaataaCACCGTATCATCTTTTTAATCTGAATTGTTtttacagtatgctctatataattgtctttccggCGCCTGttatgagtttttttatttgagttgcagaagtgccccgaaacaattatttactacatgataTTCTATTTTccccagattctgccctgttttgcgttttcatcgttttgcaaatcttaagcttgctttttctttgcaaaaaccttttgtcaaTCTTGAGAAATAAtatctcttcatgaaaatctttatctcTAGTAGAGAATACATTATTTTATTAtgagcactaaccactctaatcagcttatgatgagtttcgtatgaagggagttttcaagtattcgatgaaagatgatgaaagaagatccaggagtctcaaccgctcaagcttggggatgcccccatgcacccccaagaaatattcaaggagactcaagcgtctaagcttggggcttggggatgcccccgtgcatccccttcttcatcagcaatcatcagttcgtccttcttcatgctatatttttatcacttcatatgttatgagctatgcttggagcgtcccgctctttactttttagtttgttttagttttggttgttgttcataacaagttggaacctagccttgtttgtttgggagagaaacacgctctacTCCACccaagaacacaacataggttttcatgcttatctttttgtgtgttccttatgttttcatagttgttgtcatgcttagctcttagttttcatgctttatctttttaagagattttatttaggttgcttttggaactctcttgagttatcatgcttatcttgtttagagagttggcttgttgcactgagttgtgtgtcttgcatgagtaggtaattgaggttgctatttaagtatagtattaacttgcagtagttttgaggtattaatttgagtaatgtttagactattggtgtcaagagattgagcctattagtgataggtgtcgtattttgggaaattagTGTGTAttttgaaaaactaaaaaaaatagttgagaactctagctactagatggattgctaacctgtggaggggttggaatatatagagtaccctcacgttatcatgggtcgaggatgcgcaaggataaccaaactccCAGACACTCCTCCTcgcggtacttgtctctttgtgaatctcctgagtagatagagagttaccgataataagtgcatgagttctttggactaatgcgagtattcgattgttggcacttccaccatccatattttgctagcctctttggtactgtgcattgccctttctcatcttgagagttggtgcatacttcgccggtgcatccaaacccttggcatgatacgctctgtcatcataaagcctcattatatccttcctcaaaacatccaccatacctacctattaaggcatttccatagcctttccgagatacattgccatgcaacatccaccatctcatgacttgatcttcatgtcatacatgcttttgcttcatcgaggagccacatgctagttgggccttgcccttattattgctacatgtcgcgctagtttcattgcatatcctgatacactggcagaggcatacatttgcatacatcatgatagttttcatttatctttacgTTGAGTACTtctaataaagtgtgaagatcttctttttattcttgtagaatatagagtgttgcccttaagtgaggaaaagatcccaaaaaggacaaattaaaagataccaaagaggacacatgaaaagatcccaaagatgacaaatgagagataaatagaaagagccaaagaggccacaaaaataaaaagaaaagaaaagaaaaaaaagaaaaaaaaagagagaagggggcaacactactattccttttgaaagatccacactcgtactttaTTGTTATATttatactccatagagattatcattcatgcataactatgtggggacccttacactatagaacttggcttgtatattccaatgatgagcctcctcaaatgagctctaggtcttcatgagcaagcaagttggatgcacccccactagttccattgtcgagcttaccttagctcatatgtgcatccgttgcatggcaatccctactcctcgcatcatatctatcatttggctttctatcgcctatggttgtcctcattgatgtgagcatttcacaccttttttgtcttccttccccatcattattctctttgccatactaagtgccaacatatcttgcttgcgctcatccattgcatgagtgctcaaagtcgaaagggagaggatcattttgacttgtgcctcactagtggtctcgggatgagtcaaaataagattccgaaggagacgaagtgtgaggtttagtagattgagttctcaatttaaCTATACTTTTTTAAGCTCTAAACCCAtcgcccacttcttgcacgcaaacaccatttggagacattcgagtcacggacagcgagagctcttgcacctttatgttcttactttgctaatttcaatactaaatatagactcttgcttgttattgtcttgacttgaattgcatatattatttgctttactttgaagttcttatatgtgtgttagcatgtcaccagagaaataatttgtgttatcatttacctactcgaggatgagcaggaattaagcttggggatgttgatacgtcccaaacgtatccataatttctgtttgttccatgatcttttgggtgacattggtatatgttttgctacacttttatacctttttacatatatttggactaacctactaactcagtgcaccagtgccagtttttgtctgctgatttcattttttgcagggacttttacctcaATTACCAGAGCCCCAAAAgttctgagaaaaatatataaaaatcaacgtGATGGAAGCTTCACGAATAATTAagtggggccagaggggagctagggCTCGCCCAGGAGGCCACCCTACGCGGGCCACCTCTTGGCCGTGCCACCAgggcgcctgggtggggcccacctcctctagtgccctccttcggcctagatTTACCTCTTCGACAGAAAACCCTATCATCATATCCAGACtcgtgaatttctccaccgttccgccgccgcagcgctttcgagatcgggagcgccagaagacctcttcccggcaccctgccggagggaggattgacctccgggagcttctccaccaccatggacgcttcccggacgtgccatgagtagtcctccttggaccatgggtccatgactagtagctatgtgatgtcttctctccaatcttgtgcttcaatgcttagcccttgtgagctgccctacatgatcaaggcatctatataaCTTACCTGCTGTTgttatgctgagtttgctgggatccgatggattatgagatcatgttcagattgtgatgagttatatatttggttctccttttatattatgttcttgagtaattcatgcatgttctccgttgctttttattgctttggccgagtagtagattgtaacttcaagagggagtgttatgcatgattgtgggttcatgccccctgatgtccacATGTCGAGTTGTGAGTCAATGGTAAGTTGCAATTGGATTAAAGAAACTACAAGCCTAATTCTGAGTCAATGGCCTTCTTTCCCATCTCTCTTGAAATCCTAACCCACTATCCTTCCCAAGAAAGAATACAAAATAAAACCAAATGAATCAAAATTGATGAAGCAAAAGAAATGAAGCAAGTGGGAAACTAATTAATCGAAGACAAGGAAAAAGATGATACGAAGATATAATGGATAATGATTAAACCTCACAAATAATGTGTGTGCCATTACTCTCTCCCTCTCATTTGTTTCCACCAGCTataaaaaaaacacaaaataaaaacatCAGTTCACATAATATATAGAATGCAACCCATCTAGAGGTAAGCACATCTTACTCATGCACTCGAGAGAGAGGGACAACAACCCAAACACTATATGGGACGGGGGCCTCGTGGGACACAAAACATGGCGCACCACTAAAAGACGTGAAAACTGACGGAAGTATACAAATCTTGACGTGCGGTTAGTGTATTATAGTTGAGACTTAGCTATTTCACATCTAATAAGAATTAGTAAATCTCATGTTCCAAATTCACTGCAATATATACGCCTTTTTCTTGTATAGAAAAGATACCAAAATATAAGAGAAAAAGTAACCAGAAAAAACCGAAACAAAAAGGACAAAAAATCCACATCAAGAAATGAGTTAGAGTCAATTGCGTACTAAGAATGTACATATAACTTGTGGGAAAAAACTGAGGTCAATTTACATATAGTAATGGACTTGCAAGTTGCAACTGGCACACCCAATTTAcactaaataaaataaattaaaattcATAAAATTAAAATAAGTAAACATGCTtaactcttttatttttttccacgCCCACATGAAAAACAACACAGAAAGACCTATGCTCAAACAAAGAAAAACAATGAGGCATCAACGCACATGATAAAAAGGTCCGTGTACCCACGCTCGTACAAACACATAGACATAGGGCCAAGAAAGGCTGCTTGAAAAACAACCCGACAAAGATTCACCAGCACGAGGCGAGACACGACGACACAACCAGAAGCATTTTTGCATACATTTTACAATCTCTAATTGTGTGACAGACAATTTAAATATGATACAGCTAAAGAATATCTAGATGACAATTAGTAAATCCATAGAAAAAACACAAAACATTTTATTATGCATACACAAAACATAGAATTGCAAAAGAAAGAAGGCAGACGCAGTCACAAATGCTACAACGGATCGATAGTAGTCAAATAACagaaatgaaaatgaaaagtttAAGAGGAAAAGACCCACTCCAAACACATAGGCATAATAACACACACACTAGTGAACCACGTTTCACAAGCCCAGGCTAGAAAAACACGAATCTTGAAACTATGTATCCTACGGTTTAAACGTTAGATATGAGATACTTATTTCACACAAATCTTGAGTACTAGCAAATATGTTAGTTTTAATCTCTCGGTTTATTCTATAACTTTCAGTTATTTATATAATGGTTCATCCTGGACTTTAGAATTTCATGTGATTCCGTGCGACCCACCTTAGTTCCTCTTTAACCAGTGCAGGAACACGAGAAGAGCAGCATCCTTGTGCCAGTGAACCCACTGCACTGCACGCCATCGTTTACTATTAACACCACCTTCCTaaaaaaacaaatattcaatgaaaACAAAACATTTTTGACATTAAAAATAATTTATGTCGTTGCGTTACTCCATTCAAAAggtaaaaaagaaaaagggaaacaaaaagacGAAAAAGGGCCTCACCTCACCTGCGGTATCCGCAGAGTTTGAAGTGGACAACGCGCGGGGAGCCAGACCCGTCCGCTACTTTCACTCCGCTCCGTCACACGAAATCCGGAGACAAACCCGGGGGACCCTCCCACAGTAACGCCGCCGCCGGTGCCACTGCCACGCCTGCCCCACACCCCGCCCCCTACACGTACCCCCCTCCCACGCGCACACTGCTCATACTATACGTCTATACCCCACccacccttccttccttcccttccccccCTCCTCGCCTCCGCCGTACGCGCCGAGCTGTGTGCGCGTTTATAGCTGGCCTCTGTCCTCCTCCTGCTcaccatctctctccctccccgcaCCCCACCCCACTCCCCTCTCTTCCGCCGACAGCGCGGAGATCCCATCACTGCGCGGGAGATGAGATGACGCGCGCCGCGCTACTCCTGCTCGTCGCCCTCGCTGGGGCCGCGGCGTCGGATTTCTCCGGCGATGGAGGGCCCGGGACGGCGGCGGTTGAGGTGGATCCATCGTGGCGGTTCCCGAGCCAACGCATCCGGGACGCCTACGTCGCGTTGCAGACCTGGAAACGCCACGCCATCTTCTCCGACCCGCGGAACCTCACCGCCGACTGGTCCGGCCCGGACGTCTGCAACTACACGGGCGTCTTCTGCGCGCCGCTGCCGTCCGACCCGCGCGTGCTCGCCGTCGCCGGCGTCGACCTCAACCACGGGGATATCGCGGGGTACCTCCCGCCGGAGCTCGGCCTGCTCGCCGACCTCGCGCTGCTGCACCTCAACTCCAACCGCTTCTGCGGCTTGCTCCCGGGCACGCTCCGCCGGCTCCGCCTCCTCCACGAGCTCGATCTGAGCAACAACCGCTTCGTCGGCCCCTTCCCGGAGGTCGTGCTCGACATGCCGGCCCTCAGGTTCCTCGATCTCCGGTTCAATGAGTTCGAGGGCGCCGTGCCCAGCCGCCTCTTCGACAGGCCGCTGGACGCCATCTTCCTCAACCACAACCGCTTCCGCTTCAAGATCCCGGACAACATCGGCAACTCGCCGGTCTCCGTCATCGTCCTCTCCCACAACACCTTCCAAGGATGCCTCCCCGCCAGCATCGCCAACATGTCCGGCACGCTCAACGAGCTCTTGCTCATCAACAACGGCCTCAAGTCATGCCTGCCGCCGGAGATCGGCCGCCTGCGGGAGCTCACGGTGCTCGATGTCAGCCACAACCAGCTCGCCGGCCCGCTCACGCAGGAGGTGGCGGGGCTGAGGAAGCTGGAGCAGCTCAACGTCGCGCACAACCTGCTCTCTGGGCCGATACCCCAGGCCGTGTGCGCGCTGCCGCGACTCAAGAACTTCACCTTCTCATACAACTTCTTCACCGGGGAGCCGCCGGCGTGCGCGCGCGTCGTGCCTCGGGACAGCGACCGAGACAACTGCCTGCCGAATCGCCCCGCTCAGCGGACACCGCAGCAGTGCGCCGCCTTCTACTCCCGACCGCCCGCCGACTGTGCGGCGTTCCAGTGCAAGCCGTTCGTCCCGCCTTCACCGCCTCCATCCCCGCCCCCGCCGTTGCCATCGCCGCCACCGCCTTCTCCACCTCcaccatccccgccgccgccatcaCCTCCTCCGCCTTCgccatctccaccaccaccatTACCATCACCACCCCCACCTTCACCTCCACCACCATCCCCGCCTCCACCATCACCTCCGCCGCCAAAGCCAGTCCACTCACCGCCGCCGCCAAAGCCAGTCCACTCACCGCCGCCGCCAAAGCCAGTCCACCACTCCCCGCCGCCGCCAAAGCTAGtccactcgccgccgccgccaaagctagtccactcgccgccgccgccgccaaagcCAGTCCACCACcacccaccgcctcctcctgctcCGCATCCGCATCCAAcgtgccccccgccgccgccctgtAACTGTCCGCCACCAGCATTGCCACCGCCGCCACCGTATTACCCCGGGCAATTGCCACCTGTGTCCCGTGCAGAATATGGATCACCACCACCGCCCCCCTATAACCCCGACCCATTGCCACCCGTCTCCTGGGCAGAATATAGATCACCGCCACCGCCTTCACGGCAGTGATACATATAGATTCTCTAAAGAAAAACATCATCTGAAGGAAGACATGGTTTTGCTCCCGCTCCATACCTCTCTCCATGGATAGCAAAGCTCACCAGTTTACGTGGTCATTGTCATGCTTAGCTGCTAGTGTTCTTGATTGATGGCTACCGGCGTGAAGAGCTAGTTGTAAGGTGGGCGGAATTTTCTGGATTATGATTTGTC
Coding sequences within:
- the LOC123442972 gene encoding leucine-rich repeat extensin-like protein 3 encodes the protein MTRAALLLLVALAGAAASDFSGDGGPGTAAVEVDPSWRFPSQRIRDAYVALQTWKRHAIFSDPRNLTADWSGPDVCNYTGVFCAPLPSDPRVLAVAGVDLNHGDIAGYLPPELGLLADLALLHLNSNRFCGLLPGTLRRLRLLHELDLSNNRFVGPFPEVVLDMPALRFLDLRFNEFEGAVPSRLFDRPLDAIFLNHNRFRFKIPDNIGNSPVSVIVLSHNTFQGCLPASIANMSGTLNELLLINNGLKSCLPPEIGRLRELTVLDVSHNQLAGPLTQEVAGLRKLEQLNVAHNLLSGPIPQAVCALPRLKNFTFSYNFFTGEPPACARVVPRDSDRDNCLPNRPAQRTPQQCAAFYSRPPADCAAFQCKPFVPPSPPPSPPPPLPSPPPPSPPPPSPPPPSPPPPSPSPPPPLPSPPPPSPPPPSPPPPSPPPPKPVHSPPPPKPVHSPPPPKPVHHSPPPPKLVHSPPPPKLVHSPPPPPKPVHHHPPPPPAPHPHPTCPPPPPCNCPPPALPPPPPYYPGQLPPVSRAEYGSPPPPPYNPDPLPPVSWAEYRSPPPPSRQ